AATTGGCTTTATGTACAAATTTGGGTACTTGGTTATTTGGTGCCAATAAGTTTAGTCACATGTTTGCAAAAAAAATCTTCATCGGCAGACATCATGCTAAGTGTTCCAGTAAGACCACCTTTTCATCTGCCATCATACACCAagcgccctccctctccccccaaaatatatatacatacatatatatacatatgtatatatatacatatatacatatctttgcTGACTCTTCAACTCACATAAATTGAAACAGAACCCGTTCGTTCTGTGGTGCCGTGGGTTactccctggccttggatatgaGGCAGTTTGCAAGTCActaagcccagcccagccctccattttttttcaaatctttgcAGGGGGGGGCGGTCAGGGAGGTACACccatacacccagcagtgctcagggcttactcctgtctctgtgctcaaggatccttcTGGGTGGACTTggagaccctatggaatgcccaggatcaaagccaggctGGCCGTATGCAGGTAGGAACTCTGCACCCATCAGCCGTCTTTCTCAACGTTGACTTGACCATCTCCCACACACTTGAAAAATTGgagtttacttttactttttccaGGTTCCCACCCActcaccacccaccccccgcAAATGGGCcagagttcagtgggtaagactcttggcctaggggctggagcaatagcacagcaggtagggcatttgccttgcacgtggccgacccaggttcgattcccagcatcccatatggtcccctgagcactgccaggagtaattcctgagtgcagagccaggagtaacccctgtgcatcaccgggtgttacccaaaaaagcaaaagaaaaaaaaagactcttggcCTGACCCAAAAACAAGTCAAGCCCCCCAGTAAAACCAAGTGCCATGTTGAAAGTATTTGGGGACTGGGGAGCTAACTCACCCGACTGCAAGCAGAGACCCAGATtggtactctgagcactactgCACGTGACCCCCAAACCAGGGGCTAAAAAGGATTTTTACAAACTGTTCCAGGGTACCTTTCAGTATTAGCCCTTTGAACTAGAGCCAAGAGTTAACATTGAAGCACTTCCATTGTTGGGTGTGGTGACTCGTTCTGCACTTCAAACCTCTGTAAAAGTTGGTTGACAAGGTGGTCTGACTCAGACGATGGAGCCGCCCCAGGGAAGCTCTCCCCACTGTCACCGGCGTCATTGCTTGGAACTGAGTGACCAGGGTCCTGGGCCAGCCTCGTGCATGGCCAGGCTGCACCTGCTGGCCGCGCTCTGGCCTCTGAAGTCTCTTTGGTCTCCAAAGAGCGAGGTGGTTTATTTTCTTCCCTGAGAAACCCTTGGTATCAGCCTTTTCCTTACACGTATTGTGTCCCAATTTGACTTGTGTTCCTTTTTGGGGACCAGCTAGAATGGGCAGAGTAATGACATCCCACATCTGTGCCTCCTGGGCTTCTCCTGGCTGGGGGGAGGCCATCAGGAGGTTGGCAGGTCTGGCCCTGCCTTAAGCTGGGAGTCACAGCGCCCGTCTGTGGCGGGCCCCCAAAATGGTACagggggtcaggcacttgcctggcatgtggctgatcccagctTGATTCATGCCCCTAGAgatgctctctgagcactgccaagtgtggccccaaaaccacaggGCTGGagggtacagcaggtggggcacttgccttgcccgccgccaacccaggttccatccccagcacacctTGTGGTCCCACGTAGTGACCCTTACCTTCCTCGCAGTCAGTGAGGGCGGGTTGGAGCCCCTGGCTCAGAGCCAGGTTTGCCTCAGGCACCAGAAACAGAtttggggaggccacactctggtgctcagggcttatctctagctctacactcagagttCCTTCAGGCATTGCTCACGGCCCCATAAGGGATGTCGGTCGAACCCAGTGGGGCCCCcaccccattgtgctatcacttgcCCAAAGACCGTGTTTTAAACCAGTCTGGAGCCAGGGGGGGTCGCTCAAATGTCTGAAGAGCATGTGGGAGCCTGAGGTGAAATCCCCGACCTTGCGTGGTCCTGGCGTGCCAAGCACAGCCATTGTGCATCTGTGCCAGGCTTGCCTTCGGGCTGCACTCAGAGCGTGTTCAGggcgtgctcagggggaccatatagggtgctggggcccTAACCCTGGTAgcttatgtgcaaggcaaatgccctccacgcTGTATTAGTGCTCCAGTCCAAACTGTCTTAGCCCTCACATCATGATCCCCTGCGCATGGCCGGGGTGACCTCTGACcaccagccaccaccaccacctctcgACACgtagacttggggctggagcaatagcacagtgggcagggcgtcttgcggccgaccagggttcggttcccagcatcccatagggttcctcaagcagagccaggagtaacggctgagcattgcctggagtgacccaaaaaggaaaaagaaaatgatacgtAGGTTTCGGGTTCTGCCCCTCAGCGGAGACCAAGTGGCAAGTTGGAACCAACTCAAAAGGGGGTGCCTCGCCTCCCCGTTCAATAGGCTTCCCCCACAGAAACCACTTCCAGCCCGTTTCTGATGCTCAGCCCGAGTTGAGCAGGCCGGAGTGGCCGGGCAAGTGTGTTTACAGGGCACCGGGAGCCACCACTGAGGTGAACCCACAACCGTCGGCACGGACCAGGGCTGCACACTGGGTGCCCACCCTTCCCAGCCCGTTTCACTGATGGCTTTGCAGAGGCTCCGAGGACGGAAAGGGGCTTGGGGGCATCAGGATGGGGCTAGAGGATTGGAAGCCAGTCCAGACCACAAATGACCACAGCTGCCACCTTTGCTCAGACCTCCTTTATTGAGGGTGACAGATGCCCCGGGTCTGCGCGGAAGCTGCATCCAGACGAAGCCAGAGCGAGGCTGGCGTGGCCCGGGCCTCCCGCCAGTGTCCACTCTGGTCCCGGACCGCCTTGGAGCTTCGGGGCCATACCCAAACCATGCGTGCTGGAATCAAGCCTGGCCCCCCGGCCTGGGGCTCAGCCTCTGAGCCCCCCTCAACCCAGACTACAGATTTCTTCAGTTTCCCTGCAGTTCTCGTCCTGTAGGTGTTTGGGGGTGCAGGCGGTGTCAGgggtcaagccagggtcagctgcctgcaaggctggTGCTTTCAACCCCCGACTCCATTTCTCCACCCCAGCATCTTAGAGGGGGATTTTCATGCCAGGATGAACGTGGCGGTCGAGCGAGCATCCCCAGTACTACACCAAAAGGAAACGGACACCGAGACCCCCCTTAGCTCCATCagccctctgtccctctctcaggCCCTTTGAAGAGGCCAGCGGTCCCCGTGACTCGGGGCGTCCAGCCCAGCCTGCCTGAGGGCACGGCTGGTCCCCCCATTCCCGAGGGCCATGCAGCAGAATCCAcaggccctgcctggcccccctttgtgctgccccccaccccgcactgcaCACGGAGCCTTCCAGTCAAGccagtccccagcctccccaggcGCGTGGGGGCAGGTGCTCTGTGCCTCCTCATCCTGCCGACACCCAGAGCCTGGAACGCAGCAGTCACCCCGGGCAACTGCTGCTGCTTCTGGGAgatgcccccagcaccccagaaggtgAAGGAGCAAGCTCCCTGCCAGAGAGTGGGGCGCTGCACGGGGGGGGGGCCTTTCCACGGCCAGGTGTCTGGCTCCTGGGGTGCCCCTGTCACTTGGTGCCTCTGACGCAGACCCAGGCTCGGGGCGAGCCACAGTCCAGGGCCACGAGCCTCCCGGCCCGCAGGCCCCCGCACTGGAGATGCAGCTGGGCCTCGTCTTCCGCGGGGAGTCTGGAGGAGAAGGGGGGGGCTCAggatgacgggggggggggcagtccccAGGGGAGGGGGGACTGAGCCGCACCCTGAGCTGTAGCAGGCACTGGCCCTCCCCGACCCGGTGAGAAGTGGGGGGTGACGGGTGTAAAGGAAAGGCAGACCCCAGGGTCCCCAGCTGTGGAGGAGGGAGGCGGAACCCGGAAACCACGAGGGGCCCGGAGCAGCGAGCAAGaaggcagcccccctccccggcgcTGGGGGCTAGACGGACGGAGGGAGCCCTGCCCGGACCCGTGCTACTCACAGTTGGGGTGGCAGAGGGTCGCCATCGAGCCAGTGCCAGCCCTGGGGGCCTCGCCGGGCCCCCACCCAGGAATCCACAGTCACCGGAAACCTTGTCAGCAGGTCCTGAGGGGAGAAGCAGGACACAGGCTGTGGGCACTGGCTCCGCTGATCCCGACTCTCCCCGACCACCCGGCTGGGTCTGGGCCGGACATCAGGGTGGGGACCAGAAACGGGGGGTTGCCAGGCCGGGGAGGGCATGGAGGGCGGGAGCATGGGCTCCGCGGGGCCCAGAACGCATCGCCACCACACACGCCCCTAAGCACCTGTGTCCCCCAAAACTACAATTGTAAGGGGCAGgtgaagcgatagtacaatgggcttgtcttgcatgcggccgacccgggttcaatccccagcatcccatacagtcccccaagcactgccaggagtgattcccgagtgcagagccaggagtacttctCTGGGCCCTGGCAGCTTTTTGAGggacactccctccctccccccccccactactCACCTGGGTGTGGCTTAGCAGGGGCAGGCTGGCATGGTGGGCAACGCAGAAGGCCTGGCTGGCCTCCCAGGCCTGCGGCTCGGCTGAGAGGTAGATGCAGAGCTCCTCGGACCACATCCAGCCCTGAGGGCACCCGCGGCACCGCGCCCCTgcaagcacagacccagaagggaggggtgggacagCGCTGCAGGGCCCTGCACTGCCACCAGAGGGCGCCAAAGGTTGAGCGTGTGCAGGCGGTGAGGGGGTGTCTAATCTCAGCACCCACTGTCCCCACAACCCATGAGACAGAATGACAGGGTGCAACAAAAATGGGGGCTGCGGGGTGCCGCGGGGTGTCGCGAGGTGTTTCGGgttcccacccagcagtgctcaggggctactcccagcagggTGCTCAGCAGGCAGCTGGAgccagggagcaaacccgggTGGACCGCAGGCCAGGTCCCTGAACCCTGGGACCATAGCTCTGACCCTCACATGCAAATCTGGAGGTGCAAATCGGAAGCCTTGGGGCCCCACACGCTCGCCCCGGAGGGCAGAGGGGCGCTTGCAGAGCGGCTGTCCCCACCCGGGATGGCTTCTGCTGCAgggtgtgggcagggcagggtagGGGACGGCCGGGACACATACCTGCTCTGGAGGCCAAGGCGACGATGGACACAGCCGACACCGCCAGGAGCACGGCCATGACCACCAAGGCCCACTGCAGAGACTTCAGGTACATGGGCAGCCCTGGGGGACAGGTCAGCAAGGTCATCAGCACGGGGACACCCCCAAAGCCCGAGCCCCACCCTCTGCAACCATTAGTGAGCgtcagccactctccacacaagGCCCCGGCCATTTGGTCCACCGCTCCAGGTGGCGCCGGCTTGAAGGAGAACACGTGTGGGCAGGAGGCAGTTGCAAGGCTACAGCAGGGCTGGGAGTCACACGGTTCCAGACGTGACCCCAAAATATCAACCCCCCCACACCGAAAGAGCCAGTTGCTTCAAGACGGGAAAAGGGTAACAATAAATCTTAGGGATTTTACCAGATTTCCATCAACTGAAAAACGGGTCAATAAACATCCATctgtccggggctggagtgatagcacagcgggtagggcgtttgccttgcacgcggccgacccgggttcaaatcccagcatcccatatggtcccccgagcaccgccaggggtgattcctgagtgcatgagccaggagtgacccctgtgcattgctgggtgtgaccgaaaaagcaaaaaaacaaacaaaaaaacacatcaTCTGTCCACTGTGAGGGTTGCCACTGAGTGTAGCAGCCGCTGCCACGGCCACCTCTGCCAGTCAGAAAAGCCCGACACAGCAGGCTCGGCCCCGAGCCACGTCCAGAGACAGAGCCCGGATTCATGGCTCACTAGGCTGGTGGCTGAGCCACTAGGGGGAGTTGCTAAAATgccaaaaatgttcttttttggttattgcttgggagccacacctggcagtgctcagggcttactcccggctcagtgctcagacatcacctctggcagggaccatatggggtgctggggattgaaccccggtcagttgcatgcaaggccctacccactgcactatcgctccagcctcagaacaGGCCTTCTCTGGGGAGGCGAATATGCCCAAACTGATCCCCTAACTGTAAGCACACAAAACCCTAAGGATTTCTATTTTTCAGTGGGAAAATCATTGCACTGGGGCGGGCGAGAGCTTGAAGGGCCGAGTGCAGCTCTGCAGACGGGCCGGTCAGCTTGGGCcctggcacctccaggagcagccccagagaacagagctgggatTAGGACTGAAACCCAGAcggctgccgggtgtggcccccaaacaaaacaaatgcgtCACGCGCTTGAGATAGCCCCAGAGCAGGCATGCAGGCTTTGGCTCCGGGTTGGGTCCTTGGCGtggcctggttccctgagcacgtcCAGAGTGGCCCTGAGAATGACCGGGTGTGGCTCCGAAAGAAGGTGAGAGGGATGGTTTAAATGCTTGCAACAAGAGGGCTATGGAAATGAAGAGTCTTGAAATAATAGCGCTCAAAAGCCGGGAGAAGAACGCGGTCAGCTGGCAAACCTATTGTAGCTGAACTAAATTCAGCTCAGACCTTTGAGAAAGGGGAGGCTCCAACGGAGCAGGTTAAGTCTCACACCCTTTCCCTGGGGCGCTGACCAGGGGGAAGCCCCGCCCGCCCTTCCCCTGGCCTTGGTCACAGCAGTCACAAATGCATTCTTCTGGAAAACCAGAGCATCCCGCGACTCAAGCCTCCTCCCAGTCTCACCTCCAGCCCCTCCGGCTCTCCCTCAAACCCCCCAGTTCCGCAGGAGTTTTCCTTCCCGCCACAGGAGCGGGGAGGGACACACAGTCAAGTCCCCGGGGCCGGCCCCTCCTCCTCGCTTCCCTTCCGGCGCTACTCTCCGGCCCACACcctgttcccttctcaatcttgGCTGGCCACCAAGGGTGCCGCCCTTGGCGCGCGCATCCATCCCAGTTTATCTTCTCCATTGGCATCCCATCGGCTGCTTTCTCCTCAGATCCCACGGCCAGGATTTGTAGAGCTTAAAGTCAACTCGATTTGGGGGAACATGCACTTCGGAGGaagcgcccctcccgccccccttcaGATTTCCAAGAAACGCAGTGCAAGTGAAAGGAGTCATCTGCTGCTTCTGGGCTAGTGGCGACTTGTCACAGCACCATCAGTCACACTTATTCTGTTTCCTGCAGAAGCCCCACGTGCTCTCCGCAAGCCTGCAAAGGCCCTGAGCCACCCAGCGTGAACCCCACCGTGCCAAAGCATCCCTGGCAGGAGGCCCTCAGACCCGGGGCCCACCTCACTGGCAGGCTgttccccaggctccctcctccTCACCTTTCCAGGCTTAGCTCCAGGAAACTTTCCCATGCCCCGAAGTTCACCAACCACTCCCTCCGGCTTCCTAGTCCGGGATTGCTTACAGCTTTTCTCCTTCCTTGCAACCCTCCTCTGGCAAtgccctcccccaaacacacacacacacacacacacacacacacacacacacacacacacagcacaggtTGGTCTCTAGCTTCAAGAAAGCAGCTACTATATGATGGAGCATTTAGGACCCAAAGTTTCTCAGCAAGTGAAAGGAAGTGGGGAGGGTTGCCAGAGGTGGGCCCAGGGGCCAAACCCACGGGCTCACGTGGGCAGTCACGCCCATCCCGGACCCCTCTTTTCTTCCACCTGTTCTCAAACTGCCCCTCACGGAGAGGGAAACTCGAGAAAATTCTTGGGTTTGGGATGCGAGAACGGTGACTTCATTTTTTTGAAGTTACATCGCAATCTGAATTGCCACTTAGTGAACGAACACGTTACCGACTGCAAACCGGGGAGGCCAGTTGGGGGGTATGGGCATCGGGCCGGCTGGCTGGGACCCCAAGGTCTTCTGCTGCCCAAgctgcgggggggagggagggcgtggATTGGGGGTGCGCGCGGCTTCTCCCGACGGCGCGGGCTCGGGGCCCGCGAGCGCACGTACCTATGAGCTTTATGGCCCTGGGCAGCTTCAGGTCGTCGGTCTCGGCGCGCAGCGGCAGGTGCGAATCGtccttctccagccccagctccttgCAGCGGCAGCGCCACGCGGGCGAGTCCGTGCGGCCCGCGGCGGGGCTGGCCCAGCCGTCCGCGTCGTCGCCGCGCTCCGCCCGGCCCGCGATCGGCGAGAACCCGCGGCCCCACGTGCCGCCCGGGGACGCGGTGGGGGACAGCAGCGGGGACGCGGGGCAGCTGCGGCGGGAGAAGCCGGGCGACTCGGGCACCGGCACGGTGAGGAAGCGCCgggagggcgcgggcgagggCGCCAGGCTGCCCCCCGCGGCGCCCACCGGCGTCACGCGCACGTCCACCTGCAGCTCCACGGGCGCCCAGGGCCCGGCTCCCGGCTCGGCCGCCGGCGCCTCGCCGTCCCGGGACAGCTCGGCCGCGCCGGGGCCCGGCGCGTCGGGCCCGGGGCCTCCCAGGCGGCGGAAGGCGCCGTAGCCCAGGCTGGGCAGCCGCAGCGGCGCGGGCCGCGGCGAGGGCAGCTTcttcccgcccgcgcccgccgcgtcCTGCACGGCCCGGGCCGGCCTCGGGCTCCCCTCGGGCGGCTGCTCCTCCGCGCGGCCCTGCGGCGGCCCCGGCGCCGGGCCCGCCGAGGGTTCCATGGGCAGCTCGGCCCCGGCCGCTTCCCCCGAGACCGCCGGCCCCGGCTCCATCCCGCACTCGTCGAAGCGCACCTGGACGCAGGTAAAGCCGCCGCTGGGCTTCCCGCCTTGGGATTGGTCCAACTCCCGGCCTCGCAACCGCGATTGGTCCAGTCGGGTCGCTTTCAAGTTTTCAAGCCACGCCCCCACCATGGGATTGGCTGTGGCTCGTGTTCTCGGCTCCCCCATTGGCCACGCCCGAAGCCCGCCCTCCCCGCTTTCTCTAGCCTTTAGGAGGTGAAAGGGGGTCCCGGCGAGAAAGTTCCCGGCCGCTGCAATCCCGAGGGCTGCAGGCGGGAACGTCAGGGGGAGCCCAGAGCCCGGCCGGACGCTTCCCTGTCCCTGGGCCTGGCTCCAGGCATTTCCCCTTCCGGCGCTCTGCCGCGGCGCCGCCCTGCAGAAAAAGGTTTGTTCAGATCTCTTGAGATTCTGAGAACTCAAAAAATCAACCAATCAATCAGAAAGCGAAGGCAGAGTAGCCGGAGAAGGAAGCCAAACCCGAAGAGGGTCCCCCTCACCCCATGACAAGTCCCAGGAGTATCTGCGGTCGtgggttcccagcaccccataaggtccccctagactgcccggagtgatccctgagcaccgcagggtatgtcccctccccatccctaAAACAAAGGGAGTAgtgtgtatggggggtgggggggaggaatccTTCCTCTTCTGTGTGCTGGTTCCCAATCCTGGCCAGCCAGTGATCtaagtactattttattttatttttattttttggagtgaAGTCCCActgggttgtgctcagggtttactcctggctctgtgctcaggaatcacgcttgccggagctcaggggaccctatgtgatgccggggatccaacacTGGT
The nucleotide sequence above comes from Sorex araneus isolate mSorAra2 chromosome 1, mSorAra2.pri, whole genome shotgun sequence. Encoded proteins:
- the KLRG2 gene encoding killer cell lectin-like receptor subfamily G member 2, translating into MVGAWLENLKATRLDQSRLRGRELDQSQGGKPSGGFTCVQVRFDECGMEPGPAVSGEAAGAELPMEPSAGPAPGPPQGRAEEQPPEGSPRPARAVQDAAGAGGKKLPSPRPAPLRLPSLGYGAFRRLGGPGPDAPGPGAAELSRDGEAPAAEPGAGPWAPVELQVDVRVTPVGAAGGSLAPSPAPSRRFLTVPVPESPGFSRRSCPASPLLSPTASPGGTWGRGFSPIAGRAERGDDADGWASPAAGRTDSPAWRCRCKELGLEKDDSHLPLRAETDDLKLPRAIKLIGLPMYLKSLQWALVVMAVLLAVSAVSIVALASRAGARCRGCPQGWMWSEELCIYLSAEPQAWEASQAFCVAHHASLPLLSHTQDLLTRFPVTVDSWVGARRGPQGWHWLDGDPLPPQLLPAEDEAQLHLQCGGLRAGRLVALDCGSPRAWVCVRGTK